In Pyrus communis chromosome 1, drPyrComm1.1, whole genome shotgun sequence, the following are encoded in one genomic region:
- the LOC137716820 gene encoding trihelix transcription factor DF1-like — translation MQSNFGAAEIGNQHFMDSNSSVLPVFNPQKQNQDFLHQQFHQQQPQPFHHLSQLAHPIPITHDLFQRQNQLQFQALLQQQQQAQQEEGRLPWQPSPPSFKLGLSESSGPHNLGFKNWKTQEYYGIRRESMCWKPLDAVVADTTNKRQRQEEGESCRDLEGKHRLYGELEAIYSLAKMGEANQNQTGSGSALTGENCSKNVEFPVVFVDPNGLNAAPADNVRVDNVSEASIGEELSVGKIQKRKRKRKMKEQLSSMTRFFENLVKQVVDHQENLHKKYLEVIEKMGKERREREEAWRYQAEENHKRETMAKLHEQALASSREALIVSYIEEITGQRINLPPRQTPLLLQPDNVSEPQTAEELTPSQAVRTNSRWPQSEVEALILVRGSVESKFVELGSKGHVWEEVSALMASMGYQKSARRCKQKWENINKYFRKTKHTAKKRPLQSKTCSYFNQLGQLYSKTPTTVPSSSSSVSTDVSIQRQGYSELLEAFVAGRETEVTHNLSNGNFEISEMGFSRLDFNGISNGKVENVQGDRGKEKENDEDGENMDEGEDTDGDDSDE, via the exons GCTCATCCGATTCCGATTACCCACGACTTGTTTCAACGACAGAATCAGCTCCAATTCCAAGCAttgctgcagcagcagcagcaggcaCAGCAGGAAGAAGGCAGGCTGCCATGGCAGCCGAGCCCTCCAAGTTTCAAGCTTGGTCTCAGTGAAAGCAGTGGACCACATAACTTAGGATTCAAAAATTGGAAAACCCAAGAATATTACGGGATTAGAAGAGAATCAATGTG TTGGAAGCCTCTTGACGCGGTAGTCGCCGACACAACAAACAAAAGGCAGAGGCAGGAAGAaggggagagttgcagagactTGGAGGGAAAACACAGGCTTTATGGTGAACTTGAAGCAATCTATAGCCTAGCAAAGATGGGGGAGGCTAATCAGAATCAAACCGGCTCTGGCTCTGCGCTCACCGGGGAAAACTGCTCGAAAAATGTGGAATTTCCTGTGGTTTTTGTTGATCCTAATGGCCTTAATGCTGCTCCAGCTGATAATGTTAGGGTGGATAATGTGTCGGAAGCGTCCATTGGAGAGGAGCTTTCAGTGGGGAAGATtcagaagaggaagagaaagaggaaaATGAAGGAGCAATTAAGTTCAATGACTAGGTTTTTCGAGAACTTGGTGAAGCAGGTTGTGGATCACCAAGAGAATCTTCATAAAAAGTATTTGGAAGTGATTGAAAAAATGGGgaaagagagaagggagagagaagaggcATGGAGATATCAAGCGGAGGAGAACCATAAGAGAGAAACCATGGCCAAACTCCATGAGCAGGCTCTAGCTTCAAGCAGAGAAGCTCTCATTGTTTCATACATTGAGGAAATCACTGGCCAAAGAATCAACCTTCCTCCTAGGCAAACCCCACTGTTGTTGCAGCCTGATAATGTAAGCGAACCCCAAACCGCAGAGGAATTGACACCCTCCCAAGCTGTTCGCACAAATAGCAGATGGCCTCAAAGTGAAGTCGAGGCGTTGATTCTAGTGCGAGGTAGTGTAGAATCGAAATTTGTGGAACTGGGGTCAAAAGGGCATGTCTGGGAAGAGGTGAGTGCTTTAATGGCTTCAATGGGCTATCAGAAGAGTGCCAGAAGGTGCAAGCAAAAGTGGGAGAACATCAACAAGTACTTTAGGAAAACCAAACACACTGCGAAAAAGCGTCCTCTTCAGTCGAAAACTTGTTCTTATTTTAATCAGTTGGGTCAGCTGTACTCAAAAACCCCGACCACCGtcccttcatcttcatcttcggTTAGCACGGATGTTAGCATTCAAAGGCAAGGTTATTCAGAGCTTTTAGAAGCCTTTGTAGCAGGGAGAGAGACAGAAGTTACACATAATCTGTCTAATGGGAATTTTGAAATCTCCGAAATGGGGTTCAGTAGGTTGGATTTCAATGGCATTAGTAATGGTAAAGTAGAGAATGTGCAAGGAGACCGtgggaaggagaaggaaaacGACGAGGATGGCGAGAACATGGACGAAGGGGAAGACACGGATGGTGATGATTCTGATGAATAA
- the LOC137717124 gene encoding transcription factor MYB1-like, with product MGRSPCCSKEGLNKGAWTALEDQILTGYIKTHGEGKWRRIPKEAGLRRCGKSCRLRWLNYLRPDIKRGNITQEEEDLIIRLHKLLGNRWSLIAGRIPGRTDNEIKNYWNTYLRKKVNGAETPRLLGNKVNENNKKKKKRDNSEKTNPSVNKTKPRAMVKSDSFAVIRTKASRCNKVLVMPDQLLDHQINHGLLEDTTTTISEDSMLDFDVGELLVSENNDIPDDSDFWKICQQLEDNTNNGGSKNRCPSSTSLAPLLFSEEMLKDWMRDDFFNRQC from the exons atgggaAGAAGTCCTTGTTGCTCTAAGGAGGGACTGAACAAAGGAGCATGGACTGCTCTGGAAGATCAAATTCTCACAGGTTACATCAAAACCCATGGTGAAGGAAAATGGAGAAGGATTCCAAAGGAAGCTG GTCTCAGGAGATGTGGAAAGAGCTGCCGACTGAGGTGGCTCAATTATCTTAGACCTGATATCAAAAGGGGTAACATTACTCAGGAGGAAGAGGATCTCATCATTAGGCTCCACAAGCTACTAGGCAACAG ATGGTCACTAATAGCAGGAAGAATTCCAGGACGAACAGACAATGAAATAAAGAACTATTGGAACACATACTTGCGAAAAAAAGTGAATGGTGCTGAAACACCAAGGCTATTAGGAAATAAGGTTAATGAGaacaataagaagaagaagaagagagacaACTCAGAGAAGACCAACCCATCTGTTAATAAAACCAAACCACGGGCCATGGTGAAGTCCGACAGCTTTGCAGTTATCCGTACGAAGGCATCAAGGTGCAACAAGGTTCTGGTCATGCCGGACCAACTGCTTGATCATCAGATTAATCATGGGTTGTTAGAAGACACTACTACTACCATTTCAGAAGATAGCATGTTGGATTTTGATGTGGGGGAACTTTTAGTGTCTGAAAATAATGATATTCCAGATGATTCAGACTTCTGGAAAATATGTCAGCAGTTGGAAGACAACACTAACAATGGTGGCTCGAAGAACAGATGCCCGTCATCGACATCGCTTGCACCTCTTTTGTTCTCAGAGGAAATGCTCAAGGATTGGATGAGAGATGACTTTTTTAACCGTCAGTGTTGA